In the Nitrospirales bacterium LBB_01 genome, one interval contains:
- a CDS encoding Uma2 family endonuclease translates to MTVGTIERDFDLTEIINGEEIVAPSPFGKHQHIVGNLYALVRQYVKKNNIGNVYLAPLDVIFEEGENRLQPDVLFIRNDNMSIFQDWIRGVPDMVCEIISQGSYEMDTEVKKSIYERYKVPEYWIVIPEFQIVEIFIIENDRYKKHSFAELEGVVTSKIIDGLTVNIKDIFE, encoded by the coding sequence ATGACTGTTGGAACTATCGAGAGAGATTTTGATTTAACTGAGATCATCAACGGGGAGGAAATCGTGGCGCCAAGTCCATTTGGAAAACATCAGCATATAGTTGGCAACTTATACGCTCTTGTGCGGCAGTATGTTAAGAAAAATAACATTGGCAATGTGTACCTTGCCCCGCTTGACGTTATATTTGAAGAGGGTGAAAACAGACTGCAGCCTGATGTATTATTTATACGCAATGACAATATGTCTATTTTTCAGGATTGGATACGAGGCGTGCCCGATATGGTGTGTGAGATAATATCTCAAGGCAGCTATGAAATGGATACCGAGGTAAAGAAATCCATTTATGAGAGATACAAAGTGCCGGAGTATTGGATAGTCATTCCAGAGTTCCAGATAGTTGAGATTTTTATAATAGAAAATGACAGGTACAAAAAACACTCTTTTGCAGAGCTTGAGGGCGTAGTCACTTCTAAAATCATAGACGGCCTCACGGTCAATATTAAAGACATTTTCGAGTAA
- a CDS encoding dienelactone hydrolase family protein — MKKVLYIIFVLLLTSSPAYSAKASPSSIYSKTIDYKDGNTVLEGYVAYDKSIKGKRPAVLIVHDWMGHGEFVEEKARQLAKLGYVAFAADIYGKNIRPKNNDEAAKLAGMYKNDRNLLRRRIKTALHYLHSIQHTDPQRIAAIGYCFGGMTVLELARSGEEIAGVVSIHGSLDTPESSNSNIKTKVLVLHGADDPFTPPEIMSAFEDEMRHDSVDWQMVLYGNAVHSFTNPAAGNDNSKGVAYNEKADKRSWTALMDFFKEIFSTK, encoded by the coding sequence ATGAAAAAAGTCCTCTATATAATTTTCGTGCTTTTGTTGACCTCATCACCTGCATACTCTGCTAAGGCGTCCCCCTCCTCTATATATTCTAAAACAATAGACTACAAGGACGGCAATACGGTTTTAGAGGGTTACGTGGCGTATGACAAAAGCATAAAGGGCAAACGCCCGGCCGTGTTGATAGTTCACGATTGGATGGGGCATGGGGAATTTGTGGAGGAAAAAGCGCGGCAATTGGCAAAGCTTGGCTATGTCGCTTTTGCCGCCGATATTTATGGCAAAAACATTCGTCCTAAAAACAACGATGAGGCTGCTAAGCTTGCCGGCATGTACAAAAATGACCGTAATCTTCTGCGCCGGCGCATTAAAACTGCTCTGCATTATTTACACTCCATTCAACACACAGACCCGCAGCGTATAGCGGCGATAGGCTATTGTTTTGGCGGGATGACAGTGTTGGAGCTTGCCCGCTCTGGCGAGGAGATTGCCGGTGTGGTCAGCATTCACGGCTCTTTGGATACGCCAGAGTCTTCAAACAGCAATATAAAAACAAAAGTGCTTGTTTTGCATGGCGCCGATGATCCCTTTACGCCTCCAGAGATAATGAGCGCATTTGAGGATGAGATGCGGCATGACAGTGTGGACTGGCAAATGGTGCTCTATGGTAACGCAGTGCATTCTTTTACAAACCCGGCGGCAGGAAATGACAACTCCAAAGGTGTCGCTTATAACGAAAAAGCCGACAAACGTTCGTGGACCGCTCTGATGGATTTTTTCAAGGAGATATTTTCTACTAAATAA
- a CDS encoding type II toxin-antitoxin system RelE/ParE family toxin — translation MADKELWDEFSQDLQRMSCDKTSAGIRKRFDECFKSLECNPLHGNNIKALTGKLKGLYRYRVGDWRIIYRLGTEQRIVEIIAILSRSGAYR, via the coding sequence GTGGCGGACAAAGAACTCTGGGATGAGTTCTCACAAGACCTTCAGAGAATGTCTTGTGACAAAACCTCTGCCGGCATTAGAAAACGATTTGATGAGTGCTTCAAATCTCTTGAGTGCAATCCCCTGCATGGCAATAACATAAAGGCGCTTACCGGCAAGCTCAAGGGGTTATATCGTTATAGAGTTGGAGACTGGCGGATTATCTATCGGCTGGGTACAGAGCAGCGAATAGTGGAAATAATAGCGATACTCTCACGGAGTGGTGCCTACAGGTAA
- a CDS encoding AbrB/MazE/SpoVT family DNA-binding domain-containing protein — translation MNEKTTIRKINRNFQITLPPDFRERFGLHEGDYVEVTEEETSLTLRPVATQAARKQLLKQLDEIFAKTSDNPYANLPEEEEVMKIVNKAIAEVRAERKAQQE, via the coding sequence ATGAACGAAAAAACGACCATAAGAAAAATTAACCGGAACTTTCAAATCACACTACCACCGGATTTCAGGGAAAGGTTTGGGCTGCATGAAGGTGACTATGTAGAAGTGACTGAGGAGGAAACAAGTCTTACTCTCCGACCTGTGGCAACGCAAGCGGCAAGAAAACAACTACTGAAACAATTGGATGAGATATTTGCTAAAACCTCTGACAACCCTTATGCCAACTTGCCGGAGGAGGAGGAGGTAATGAAAATTGTAAATAAAGCAATTGCGGAAGTACGGGCAGAAAGAAAAGCGCAGCAAGAGTAA
- a CDS encoding DHA2 family efflux MFS transporter permease subunit — protein MHYFPLHTYNNLMSADASQAAADSGKDKVNLQTWLIALSVILPTFIEVVDTTVVNVSLDHIRGSLSAGMDEVTWTLTSYLVSNAIIIPLTGWFCKLFGRKRYLIFSVALFTFSSFMCGVAWNLESLIFFRVMQGIGGGALQPLSHAILFETFPPRLHGLAMSVFGLGVVFAPIIGPLLGGWVSDNWSWRWIFYINVPVGIIAIILNSIFIKDPPYMKKTKMRIDYAGLALLVVGLGCLQIVLDKGQQEDWFASDFITVLTAISAISLIIFVVVENFIKQPVVDFSVFKDITFSTGCTVMFAMYFSFMATIVLLPLYLQMLMGYNSTLAGKVVGLGGLPMLITMPVVGVLVQKINPKYVLAVGVCLTSAAAYIFSELNLYADFNAVLIPRIILGVGAGCFFIPLMTLTMSHIRREQMSNASGMFNLLRNTGGSIGISLSMTILARSTQTTQFDLIGRLNPFNLNYQNAVNSAVAFFSTKGIVGAAAKHAAESSIYMELQRQASMLSFNKVSMITFFALILNLPLILIMRHKKGGEHVDSVH, from the coding sequence TTGCATTATTTCCCCCTTCACACTTACAATAATCTTATGAGTGCCGATGCCTCACAGGCTGCTGCCGATAGCGGCAAAGACAAAGTCAATCTGCAAACGTGGCTGATTGCGCTTAGCGTGATTTTGCCGACTTTCATTGAAGTGGTTGACACAACTGTCGTTAACGTGTCATTAGACCACATTCGGGGCAGCCTGTCAGCGGGGATGGATGAGGTTACGTGGACTCTGACCTCGTATCTGGTCTCTAATGCCATCATAATCCCTCTGACAGGGTGGTTTTGTAAACTCTTCGGACGGAAACGGTATCTGATTTTCTCTGTGGCGTTGTTTACATTTAGCTCGTTTATGTGCGGGGTAGCGTGGAATCTGGAGAGCCTCATATTTTTCCGGGTGATGCAGGGAATTGGAGGAGGGGCCCTTCAGCCGCTTTCTCATGCGATTCTCTTTGAGACATTTCCTCCGCGGCTTCATGGGCTTGCAATGTCCGTCTTTGGGCTTGGCGTTGTGTTTGCTCCGATAATAGGGCCGCTTCTGGGTGGGTGGGTCTCCGATAACTGGTCGTGGCGGTGGATTTTCTATATAAACGTTCCTGTTGGGATAATTGCCATTATTTTAAATTCCATATTTATCAAAGACCCTCCGTATATGAAAAAAACTAAGATGCGGATAGACTACGCCGGGCTTGCGCTCCTTGTTGTGGGGCTTGGCTGTCTTCAGATAGTGCTTGACAAGGGTCAGCAGGAGGACTGGTTTGCCTCGGATTTCATAACCGTACTGACTGCAATTTCAGCAATTTCGTTGATTATTTTCGTTGTAGTTGAAAATTTTATAAAGCAGCCCGTTGTTGACTTTAGCGTGTTTAAGGATATTACCTTTAGCACTGGGTGCACTGTGATGTTTGCGATGTACTTTAGTTTTATGGCAACAATTGTGCTTTTGCCGCTCTATCTTCAAATGCTTATGGGCTATAACTCAACACTGGCAGGCAAGGTGGTTGGACTGGGGGGGCTTCCTATGCTTATAACTATGCCCGTTGTCGGGGTGCTGGTGCAAAAGATAAACCCAAAGTATGTGCTTGCCGTGGGGGTGTGCCTAACAAGCGCCGCAGCGTACATATTTTCGGAACTCAACCTGTATGCCGATTTTAATGCGGTACTCATACCAAGAATTATTCTTGGTGTTGGAGCCGGATGTTTCTTTATTCCCCTTATGACTCTCACCATGTCTCACATCAGGCGGGAACAGATGTCAAACGCCTCCGGTATGTTTAATCTCTTAAGAAACACCGGAGGCAGCATCGGCATATCGCTTTCTATGACCATACTTGCCCGCAGCACTCAGACAACGCAGTTTGATCTAATCGGGCGGCTTAATCCGTTTAACCTTAACTATCAAAACGCCGTCAACTCGGCTGTTGCATTCTTTAGTACGAAGGGTATTGTAGGGGCTGCAGCTAAACATGCGGCAGAGTCCTCTATTTACATGGAACTGCAAAGACAAGCCTCAATGCTGTCGTTTAATAAGGTATCAATGATAACCTTCTTTGCACTGATTCTCAATCTGCCGCTGATACTAATCATGAGACACAAAAAAGGCGGCGAACATGTTGACAGTGTACATTGA
- a CDS encoding radical SAM protein, with protein sequence MTDKYRIDSHKLIYHVDRVNGWLRGEDVYPIYLEISPSGTCNHRCTFCGLDFMRKNRQFINTSVLIERVTEMAACGVKSINYAGEGEPFLHPDMPKIIAHTKTSGIDVALTTNGALFTPDIASKVLPNTEWIKVSIAAGTKETYAKIHRTKESDFDAVIANMTEAAAIKKRNNYKCTLGMQMLCLPENHNEAVTLTKIASEIGMDYLVIKPYSHHPHSTHKKYKDIRYADYLHLADELKSYNTESFSVIFRVNTMKKWDAGVRPYDRCNALPFWSYIDSAGLLWSCLEHLKDNRFYYGNVIEQTFKEVWHSERRKDVLKMVNAELDINECRLNCRMDAVNAYLWELNHPPEHVNFI encoded by the coding sequence ATGACAGACAAGTACCGGATAGACAGTCATAAGCTGATTTATCACGTTGACAGAGTTAACGGTTGGCTGCGTGGAGAGGACGTCTATCCGATATATCTGGAGATTAGTCCCTCCGGCACGTGCAATCATAGGTGCACGTTTTGCGGGCTGGATTTTATGCGCAAAAACCGGCAGTTTATCAACACCTCCGTCCTTATTGAGCGAGTAACTGAGATGGCGGCTTGCGGCGTTAAAAGCATAAATTATGCTGGAGAAGGGGAGCCGTTTCTGCACCCGGATATGCCAAAAATCATAGCCCACACAAAAACCTCCGGCATAGATGTAGCACTGACTACAAACGGAGCGCTCTTTACTCCCGATATTGCCTCTAAAGTCCTGCCTAATACCGAATGGATAAAGGTCAGCATTGCAGCAGGCACAAAGGAGACGTACGCTAAAATTCACCGCACCAAAGAGAGCGATTTTGACGCCGTTATCGCTAACATGACAGAGGCCGCCGCTATTAAAAAGCGCAATAACTATAAATGCACCCTCGGTATGCAGATGCTTTGTCTTCCGGAAAATCACAATGAAGCCGTGACGCTTACTAAAATCGCCTCAGAAATCGGGATGGACTATCTTGTAATAAAACCGTATTCGCACCACCCGCACAGTACGCATAAAAAATACAAAGATATCCGATACGCAGATTATCTGCACCTTGCCGATGAGCTTAAAAGTTACAACACGGAAAGTTTCAGTGTCATATTCCGTGTCAATACGATGAAAAAGTGGGATGCGGGAGTGAGACCCTACGACCGATGTAACGCCCTGCCCTTTTGGTCCTATATTGACTCCGCAGGACTTCTCTGGAGCTGTCTTGAGCATCTGAAAGACAACAGGTTTTACTACGGTAACGTCATAGAGCAGACGTTTAAAGAAGTGTGGCACAGTGAGCGGCGAAAGGACGTATTAAAAATGGTCAACGCCGAGCTTGATATTAATGAGTGCCGATTAAACTGCCGGATGGACGCCGTTAACGCATATCTGTGGGAACTTAACCATCCGCCCGAACACGTTAATTTTATCTGA
- a CDS encoding type II toxin-antitoxin system PemK/MazF family toxin, with protein sequence MRRGDIVTTIGLGDYGKPRPALVIQSDLFMKHTSMTILLITSELRDAPLFRIEVKPTTENGLRKISQVMIDKAVTVPCDKLGPVFGHLDDSTMLAINKALAVWLGFV encoded by the coding sequence ATGAGACGCGGTGATATAGTTACAACCATTGGGCTTGGCGATTACGGCAAGCCTCGTCCAGCACTCGTTATTCAATCAGACCTTTTTATGAAACACACCTCCATGACCATCCTTCTCATAACGAGTGAATTGAGAGATGCCCCGTTATTTCGGATAGAAGTCAAACCAACTACAGAAAATGGACTTAGAAAAATATCTCAGGTAATGATAGATAAAGCTGTGACCGTCCCTTGTGATAAACTCGGCCCTGTTTTTGGACATCTGGACGATTCAACGATGTTGGCAATTAACAAAGCTCTCGCTGTCTGGCTTGGGTTTGTATAG
- a CDS encoding antitoxin MazE family protein — MANNHLGALDERRRDNAHRGMKLLQMWVPDTHSRKFVKEAERQLAQLRNDPQEKEVLQFIGEVADFSGWQP; from the coding sequence ATGGCCAATAATCACCTCGGAGCCCTTGACGAACGGAGACGGGACAATGCCCACAGGGGGATGAAGCTCTTGCAGATGTGGGTACCTGACACCCACAGCCGTAAGTTTGTAAAGGAGGCTGAGCGTCAATTGGCGCAGCTTAGAAACGACCCACAGGAAAAAGAAGTCTTACAGTTTATAGGGGAGGTAGCGGATTTTAGCGGCTGGCAGCCATGA
- a CDS encoding SIS domain-containing protein, with product MTYAQTAQKCLADFKAALDAVIVTDADGVPLDFIAAVADACKVIASHHKANNKVMFIGNGGSAAIASHMAIDFWKNGRIKATAFNDSSLLTCIANDYGYEYVFEKPIEMFADNGDVLIAISSSGSSKNILNGADMAVKKTCDVITLSGFKPDNPLRKKGVINFYVPSNIYGVVEVVHQYICHLILDTIMDGGACDVQS from the coding sequence ATGACGTACGCTCAAACTGCTCAAAAATGCCTCGCCGATTTTAAGGCAGCGCTTGACGCCGTTATAGTGACGGATGCCGATGGTGTGCCGTTAGATTTCATTGCAGCTGTCGCAGATGCGTGTAAAGTGATTGCCTCTCATCATAAAGCTAACAACAAGGTAATGTTTATTGGCAATGGCGGCTCGGCTGCAATAGCCAGCCACATGGCGATAGATTTCTGGAAAAACGGCCGCATCAAGGCTACCGCATTTAACGATTCCTCCCTGCTTACCTGTATCGCTAACGACTACGGTTATGAGTACGTGTTTGAAAAGCCAATCGAGATGTTTGCAGATAATGGAGACGTCCTGATAGCTATCAGCAGCTCCGGCAGCTCTAAAAACATCCTAAACGGGGCAGATATGGCGGTAAAAAAGACCTGTGATGTGATTACACTTTCAGGGTTTAAACCGGATAATCCGCTGCGAAAAAAAGGCGTTATAAATTTCTATGTGCCGTCAAACATCTATGGAGTCGTGGAGGTCGTTCATCAGTATATCTGTCATCTGATTCTGGATACGATAATGGACGGCGGTGCCTGTGACGTACAGAGTTAG
- a CDS encoding DUF1828 domain-containing protein → MNFDIDKLQKKLCELMCAEVTIKPRNEKLLVVETPFYFADGDIYQIYIREMSGGILRLTDMGHTMIHLSYENDIDKFKKGTRGNILNQIKAETSVEEDNGEFFIDTPLEHIAFNIFRLGQALTKIVDVTFLNRARAESTFYEDLREQLLKIVPEDKITEEYFCTEIEQAKDYPIDYKIDGKDAPLFLFGIPGKDKAQLTTIVIERLLRGKVNFDSLLIFADQTLIPRNALARLSNVGGEMVSLDAFDDLSRKIYRKIPSNESNSGSSSFGNTN, encoded by the coding sequence ATGAATTTTGACATTGATAAATTACAAAAAAAACTGTGTGAGCTGATGTGCGCTGAGGTAACCATTAAACCCAGGAATGAAAAATTACTGGTTGTAGAAACGCCGTTTTACTTTGCCGACGGTGATATATATCAGATTTATATCAGAGAAATGTCTGGAGGAATCCTACGGTTGACGGATATGGGACACACAATGATTCACTTAAGTTATGAAAATGACATAGATAAATTTAAAAAAGGAACACGTGGAAATATTCTTAACCAGATAAAAGCTGAGACTTCTGTTGAAGAAGATAATGGAGAGTTCTTTATTGACACTCCGTTAGAACATATTGCTTTTAATATCTTCAGATTAGGGCAGGCATTAACTAAAATCGTTGATGTTACATTTTTGAATCGTGCAAGAGCAGAATCTACTTTTTATGAGGATTTACGGGAACAATTGTTGAAAATAGTTCCTGAGGATAAAATCACTGAAGAGTATTTTTGCACAGAGATTGAACAAGCAAAAGATTATCCCATTGATTACAAGATAGATGGGAAAGATGCTCCTTTGTTCCTGTTTGGAATTCCCGGCAAAGATAAGGCTCAGTTAACCACTATAGTTATTGAACGATTATTACGTGGAAAAGTAAACTTTGACAGCTTGCTGATTTTTGCCGATCAAACTTTAATCCCACGCAATGCTCTCGCCAGATTATCAAATGTCGGGGGTGAAATGGTCTCACTAGATGCCTTTGATGATTTATCGAGAAAGATCTATAGAAAAATTCCTTCAAATGAATCAAACAGCGGCAGCTCATCTTTCGGAAATACCAATTAG
- a CDS encoding transketolase has translation MRNAYIKALYELSEIDSRIVSLIADNGAIVFDKYREAFPERLINAGIAEANMIGMAAGMASTGLIPFAYTISNFITFRAYEQVRNDVCLQNMNVKLVGIGVGFAYSNLGPTHHNTEDITVMRVLPGLTIFSPSDPLETYNATVAAAKIEGPVYLRITTGGTPKIYDAPYEFKLGYGVTLTEGSDITIIATGSIVYETLQAVDILKKCGINARLINIHTIKPFDTEIILKAINETGALLSVEEHSVIGGLGSCISEIIAESGHSVKFKRMGLNDTFPVGYGTYDEMRKINGLDKDSIVNEAKTLIHRGKY, from the coding sequence ATGAGAAACGCATACATTAAAGCGCTCTATGAGCTTTCAGAAATTGACAGCCGCATAGTCTCTCTGATTGCCGATAACGGGGCTATCGTGTTTGACAAGTACCGGGAGGCGTTCCCAGAGCGCCTCATTAACGCAGGAATTGCCGAAGCTAATATGATTGGTATGGCTGCCGGAATGGCTTCCACGGGGCTTATTCCGTTTGCTTACACAATCTCAAATTTTATAACGTTTCGCGCTTATGAACAGGTGCGAAACGACGTCTGTCTGCAAAATATGAACGTCAAACTTGTCGGTATCGGAGTTGGATTTGCTTACAGTAACCTTGGGCCCACCCACCACAACACAGAGGACATCACCGTGATGCGGGTGCTGCCCGGGCTCACCATTTTCTCCCCCTCTGACCCCCTTGAGACGTATAATGCAACCGTTGCAGCAGCTAAAATAGAGGGCCCCGTATATCTTAGAATCACAACGGGAGGCACCCCTAAAATTTACGACGCCCCGTACGAATTTAAACTGGGATACGGCGTCACATTAACCGAGGGCAGCGATATTACCATAATTGCCACAGGCTCCATTGTTTACGAAACTCTGCAAGCTGTGGACATACTTAAAAAGTGCGGCATAAACGCAAGACTAATCAATATCCACACGATAAAACCATTTGATACGGAAATTATTCTGAAAGCGATAAACGAGACCGGAGCACTGCTTTCTGTTGAGGAACACTCAGTAATCGGCGGTCTTGGCAGCTGCATTTCTGAAATAATCGCAGAATCTGGACACAGCGTTAAATTCAAACGCATGGGCTTAAACGACACTTTCCCAGTGGGTTACGGCACGTACGATGAGATGAGAAAAATCAACGGCCTTGATAAAGACAGTATCGTCAATGAGGCTAAAACGCTGATACATAGAGGGAAATATTAA
- a CDS encoding adenylyltransferase/cytidyltransferase family protein: MFDLIHPGTIRHLKDAKNMGDILIVTVIQDSDVRKGPGRPIFHDTQRAENVASLSMVDYVSIVDDTVPFQCIKRLKPDIFAKGRQHKENDNQIRDKIYAEEKDLYFGLSKIMETSGFSITSSKIINNFLDIYPEHIKTYLREFSKVYPFDYIKDKLDCLKGYKVLIIGDGIVDEYCYCETMGKSPKADVIVNRFLSVDVFAGGAFAIANHVSGLCNHVHLVSVLGLEDTREDFVKSSLRPNIKATFFYRDDAPTIIKKRYINTHNTKVFEVNYINDTSINEPLENQMIDFLNKIIKDYDLVLVSDFGHGLITKRLIGFIEAQANMVAVNTQTNGANAGLNLITKYGRTDFICLDGYEARLATQMKYEDFEDVAVELMAMVNTERLIITAGSAGSLCISRGGSINRTPAFATKVIDVIGAGDAFFSYAAPCMALGMPVELVSFISNAVGALAVAIIGNKRPVEKYEVLEFIQNVLQ; encoded by the coding sequence GTGTTTGACCTGATTCATCCCGGCACAATACGCCACCTCAAAGACGCTAAAAACATGGGAGACATCCTCATTGTAACTGTCATACAGGACTCTGATGTCAGAAAGGGCCCGGGAAGACCGATTTTTCACGACACTCAGCGCGCCGAAAATGTCGCCTCGCTTTCCATGGTTGACTACGTCTCCATTGTGGACGACACTGTACCCTTTCAGTGTATAAAACGCCTCAAACCCGACATATTCGCTAAAGGCCGGCAGCATAAGGAAAACGACAACCAAATCCGCGATAAAATCTATGCCGAGGAAAAGGACTTATACTTTGGACTTAGTAAAATCATGGAGACCTCCGGGTTTTCCATTACGTCTTCTAAGATTATCAACAATTTCCTTGACATCTACCCCGAACACATAAAGACCTACCTGCGGGAGTTTTCCAAAGTCTATCCGTTTGATTACATAAAAGACAAATTGGATTGTCTTAAAGGATATAAGGTGCTCATCATAGGGGACGGCATAGTGGATGAGTACTGCTACTGTGAGACTATGGGGAAATCGCCTAAGGCAGATGTAATCGTAAACAGGTTTCTCAGTGTCGATGTGTTTGCGGGCGGGGCATTTGCCATAGCTAATCATGTCTCGGGTCTATGTAATCACGTGCACCTTGTCAGTGTCCTGGGACTTGAGGACACACGTGAGGATTTTGTAAAGAGCTCCCTGAGACCTAACATAAAGGCAACGTTTTTTTACAGAGACGACGCCCCTACAATCATAAAAAAACGGTACATAAACACCCATAACACAAAAGTGTTTGAGGTTAACTACATAAACGATACATCTATAAACGAACCCCTTGAAAACCAGATGATCGACTTCTTAAATAAAATAATCAAAGACTACGACCTTGTGCTGGTTTCAGATTTTGGGCACGGACTGATAACAAAGAGATTAATCGGATTTATAGAAGCACAAGCCAACATGGTTGCCGTAAACACGCAGACAAACGGGGCCAATGCAGGTCTTAATCTGATAACAAAATACGGGCGCACCGATTTTATCTGTCTGGACGGTTACGAGGCGCGCCTTGCTACGCAGATGAAGTATGAGGATTTTGAGGACGTAGCCGTAGAGCTTATGGCAATGGTTAATACGGAGCGGTTAATTATCACAGCGGGAAGTGCCGGCTCACTGTGTATAAGCCGCGGCGGGAGCATTAACAGAACGCCTGCGTTTGCTACAAAAGTGATAGACGTGATAGGGGCAGGGGATGCGTTCTTTTCGTATGCCGCGCCGTGCATGGCCCTCGGGATGCCGGTAGAGCTTGTGTCTTTTATCAGTAACGCTGTAGGAGCGCTTGCCGTAGCAATTATCGGCAACAAAAGACCCGTTGAAAAATACGAAGTGCTGGAGTTTATTCAAAACGTGCTGCAATAG
- a CDS encoding NYN domain-containing protein has protein sequence MKKVFIFWDNSNIFISGKTVASENEGQDARYQLRLQFNRILDLASAGREIEYAIAVGSVPPELRHVWNKMEQCGIKIELLERGSDSNKEQAVDQALQVHMLRKTIDYNGTPGIVIMLTGDGHGFHDGVDFHADLERMHNKGWGIEIIAWEKTCNSRLKKWAQEFGTFIRLEDYYESITFLDDDKGVIRKSKPLSLANRIKST, from the coding sequence ATGAAAAAAGTTTTTATTTTTTGGGATAACTCAAACATTTTTATAAGCGGAAAAACGGTAGCTTCTGAGAATGAAGGGCAAGATGCGCGTTATCAATTAAGGCTCCAATTTAATAGAATTTTGGACCTTGCAAGCGCCGGCCGTGAGATAGAATATGCAATAGCGGTCGGCTCCGTTCCTCCCGAATTGCGTCACGTTTGGAACAAAATGGAACAATGCGGAATAAAGATTGAATTACTTGAAAGAGGTTCAGATTCAAATAAAGAGCAAGCTGTGGATCAAGCCCTCCAAGTGCATATGCTCAGGAAGACTATTGACTATAATGGAACCCCCGGAATAGTTATAATGTTAACAGGAGATGGCCATGGTTTTCATGATGGAGTAGATTTTCATGCCGATTTAGAAAGAATGCACAATAAAGGCTGGGGGATTGAAATCATCGCATGGGAGAAAACTTGCAATTCGAGGTTGAAAAAATGGGCTCAAGAGTTTGGTACTTTTATTCGTCTTGAGGATTATTACGAAAGCATAACATTTCTTGACGATGACAAAGGAGTAATCCGTAAGTCAAAACCATTATCTTTGGCTAACAGAATTAAATCAACTTAA